Proteins encoded in a region of the Oscillospiraceae bacterium MB24-C1 genome:
- a CDS encoding HD domain-containing protein: MLYTTQTRQAMLLAYSAHHGQLDRSGVPYIFHPLHLAEQMHTESEIVAALLHDVVEDTTVSFTDLEKAGFSTEVMDAVRLLTHDKSTPYMDYINALKENPIARAVKLADLKHNSDVARLKDHSEKTQERLRKYAAALRILE; the protein is encoded by the coding sequence ATGTTATATACGACACAGACCAGACAGGCAATGCTGCTGGCCTATTCGGCGCATCATGGCCAATTGGACAGAAGCGGCGTTCCGTATATTTTCCATCCACTGCACCTTGCTGAGCAGATGCACACTGAAAGCGAAATTGTGGCGGCGCTCCTGCATGATGTTGTGGAGGACACAACCGTCAGTTTTACCGATCTAGAGAAGGCGGGATTTTCAACTGAGGTGATGGACGCGGTGCGACTGTTAACTCATGACAAAAGCACACCCTATATGGATTATATTAACGCGTTAAAAGAAAACCCAATTGCGCGGGCGGTGAAGCTGGCGGATTTAAAGCACAACAGCGATGTGGCTCGACTCAAGGATCATTCTGAAAAGACCCAGGAGCGCCTGAGAAAATATGCGGCGGCGCTGAGAATATTAGAATAA
- a CDS encoding HAD hydrolase-like protein — translation MALKYTTLLFDLDGTLTDSEEGIVKCVQHSLRPFGIEENDPVVLRSFIGPPLSASYKQIYNFTEGQITVAIDTFHERFDAVGKFENRPYDGICELLERLKNANFRLMLATSKPEHFARQIMAHFALEGYFDVICGSDEMQGRFEKQDVIQEILRIQPQLNRDNTIMIGDRKYDVEGAALCGLDCIGVAYGFGGHDELMTAGAKYIVETVPELGVLLLE, via the coding sequence ATGGCACTTAAATACACCACCCTGCTGTTTGACCTCGATGGAACATTGACCGACTCAGAAGAGGGCATCGTCAAATGCGTTCAACACAGCCTGCGTCCCTTTGGCATTGAGGAAAATGACCCGGTCGTACTGCGTAGTTTCATCGGCCCGCCGCTCAGTGCTTCTTATAAGCAGATTTACAACTTTACAGAGGGGCAAATAACCGTAGCCATCGATACTTTTCACGAGCGCTTTGATGCAGTCGGAAAGTTCGAAAACCGCCCTTACGACGGCATCTGCGAACTGTTGGAGCGCTTGAAGAACGCGAATTTTCGTCTGATGCTGGCCACCTCAAAGCCGGAGCATTTTGCGCGGCAGATTATGGCGCACTTTGCACTTGAAGGTTATTTTGACGTTATTTGCGGATCTGACGAAATGCAAGGCCGATTTGAAAAGCAAGATGTAATACAAGAGATTCTGCGAATTCAGCCGCAGCTTAACCGCGATAACACCATCATGATCGGTGACCGAAAATATGATGTCGAGGGTGCAGCACTCTGCGGACTGGACTGCATCGGTGTTGCCTACGGCTTTGGCGGCCACGACGAGTTGATGACCGCTGGAGCTAAGTACATAGTTGAAACGGTACCGGAACTGGGTGTGTTGCTACTAGAGTAA
- a CDS encoding ABC transporter permease, translated as MPKFLSLLGLFLKYRLKSAAFWVGAAVLLLLFGSFALLCPVERPASAQIGLMYDTTDIPLQSACEPLLASDTLYFIYYPPEALPTMQQDVRTGVLHCAYHINPQNDPPITVYENEGAFLTSVTDELVFAAWFETQLPQTTLTIAEKLGLKDQQHIVAEMQRLQVQNSPLTLLLTLNASTAPQPADSSGLVPLLYAVLIPLFLLCCAFSAILAPSRERELMALLQLRCSARPWLPATASALAQVLLFAVLSTLCEVLLLLWGIDAGYAPAARLTLIVLLALLAALIVPIVSRFRPSAVLLLVMMLWAAVSVIFSGAIITPEALGSFSTLKYLSPPWYLLQLMTALS; from the coding sequence TTGCCCAAGTTTTTAAGTCTACTGGGCTTGTTTTTAAAGTACCGCCTCAAAAGCGCCGCTTTTTGGGTCGGTGCTGCAGTACTATTGCTGCTGTTTGGCAGCTTTGCACTGCTCTGCCCGGTAGAACGTCCAGCCTCAGCGCAGATCGGATTGATGTATGACACTACCGACATTCCTTTGCAGAGCGCTTGTGAACCGCTGTTAGCCTCTGACACGTTATATTTTATCTACTACCCGCCCGAGGCGCTGCCCACCATGCAACAGGATGTTCGCACTGGAGTTCTGCATTGCGCCTACCACATCAACCCTCAGAACGATCCACCAATCACGGTCTATGAAAACGAAGGCGCATTTCTTACCTCTGTCACTGATGAATTAGTATTTGCCGCGTGGTTTGAAACGCAGTTACCTCAAACTACCCTCACAATCGCTGAAAAGCTAGGCCTTAAAGATCAGCAGCACATCGTCGCAGAAATGCAGCGGCTACAGGTACAGAACAGTCCATTGACACTGCTATTGACACTAAATGCCTCCACGGCACCACAACCAGCGGACAGCAGCGGACTAGTCCCTTTGCTTTATGCGGTGCTTATACCGCTATTTCTGCTCTGCTGTGCCTTTTCGGCCATATTGGCTCCGAGCCGCGAACGAGAGCTGATGGCCCTTTTGCAGTTGCGCTGCTCGGCACGTCCCTGGTTGCCCGCTACCGCTTCGGCACTGGCACAGGTCCTCCTTTTCGCTGTACTATCCACGCTCTGCGAGGTGTTACTTCTGCTTTGGGGAATTGATGCAGGTTATGCGCCAGCCGCACGTCTTACGTTGATCGTCCTGTTGGCGTTGTTAGCGGCGCTGATTGTCCCTATTGTTTCGCGTTTTCGCCCAAGCGCCGTGCTGTTGCTGGTCATGATGTTATGGGCAGCCGTCTCGGTTATTTTTTCCGGGGCGATCATCACACCCGAAGCCCTTGGCAGTTTTAGCACGCTGAAATACCTATCTCCTCCGTGGTATCTGCTGCAGCTCATGACTGCTTTAAGCTAA
- a CDS encoding U32 family peptidase: MNRPEILAPAGSMESLQAAVNCGANAVYLGAKALNARRNAGNFDEVALSEAVCYAHLHGVKILQTLNIVMFDNEIDDLLRAAETAAKLGVDAAIVQDWGVLSLLKATVPELPLFASTQMAVHNLSGAKMAEEMGCKRVVLARELSAGEIAHIVQNISAQTEVFVHGALCMSVSGQCYLSSMLGGRSGNRGLCAQPCRLPFACASSSHALSLKDLSLIERVQELAALGVSSLKIEGRMKRPEYVAAAVTALRQALDGEQPDIDRLRSVFSRSGFTTGYFDSKRDRFMFGIRQKDDVTAATSVLGELAQLAGRDIGAVPVEGAFTAFEDEPISLALRDRDKNNVFVEGDVPQAAHTKPTDEARVRQSLLKTGGTPFHFIDLDIALSDGLMIPVSQLNALRREAFEQLSARRCAPHPHRFYPDRPPLPATAIAPPSQPALRIRCQANQLSKSLLDCCESVILPLNEVAEGIRLGVTPQRIIAEIPRILFTDEDQVAQKLKMLRTLGVTRAWCGNVGAVWLAKQAGLSVCGGWSLNLTNTFALQTAAQVGLSDAELSFELSLSQAMHLRSSMPLGLIAYGSLPLMTFRNCPVRAQIGCARCDRKQTLTDRKDVAFAVRCDPCDAQTGVSALYNSVPLYLADRRDELIGLSFVTLWFTGESPLQCQHIAAAYAGRADAAPPKDYTRGLYYRTVL; this comes from the coding sequence ATGAACCGACCTGAAATTCTCGCCCCTGCCGGTAGCATGGAATCGCTACAGGCGGCAGTCAATTGCGGTGCTAACGCCGTTTATCTCGGTGCAAAGGCGCTCAATGCCCGCCGAAATGCTGGCAATTTTGACGAGGTGGCGCTTTCCGAAGCGGTTTGCTACGCGCATCTGCACGGCGTTAAAATTTTGCAAACGCTTAATATTGTTATGTTCGATAACGAGATTGACGACCTGTTGCGCGCTGCGGAGACTGCTGCAAAACTAGGTGTTGATGCTGCCATTGTTCAGGACTGGGGCGTGTTGTCACTGCTTAAAGCCACTGTGCCGGAACTTCCACTTTTCGCCTCGACCCAAATGGCGGTGCATAACCTTTCGGGCGCTAAAATGGCGGAAGAAATGGGCTGCAAACGTGTGGTCCTGGCTCGAGAACTGTCTGCAGGAGAAATTGCACACATCGTCCAGAATATCTCGGCACAAACCGAAGTGTTTGTGCATGGTGCGCTGTGCATGAGCGTCTCAGGACAGTGCTATCTCTCATCCATGCTAGGTGGGCGCAGCGGCAACCGCGGATTGTGCGCACAGCCCTGTCGCCTTCCCTTTGCCTGCGCAAGCAGCAGTCATGCGTTGTCTTTAAAAGATCTTTCACTGATTGAGCGCGTCCAAGAGCTTGCCGCACTCGGTGTCAGTTCCCTTAAAATTGAGGGGCGTATGAAACGCCCGGAATATGTCGCCGCCGCCGTGACGGCACTGCGTCAGGCACTCGATGGCGAACAGCCTGATATCGACCGTCTGCGGTCAGTTTTTTCACGCAGTGGCTTTACAACCGGATATTTTGACAGCAAGCGTGACCGATTTATGTTTGGCATTCGGCAAAAGGATGACGTCACTGCCGCCACGAGTGTGCTCGGCGAGCTGGCACAGTTAGCCGGGCGTGATATTGGCGCGGTCCCGGTGGAGGGCGCCTTCACCGCCTTTGAAGACGAACCGATTTCGCTGGCCTTGCGAGATCGAGATAAAAACAACGTCTTTGTCGAGGGAGATGTTCCTCAGGCAGCACACACCAAACCCACCGATGAGGCACGCGTCCGCCAGAGCCTGTTAAAAACCGGTGGTACGCCTTTCCACTTCATCGATCTGGATATCGCACTATCAGACGGGCTAATGATTCCGGTGTCGCAACTCAACGCCCTGAGACGTGAAGCGTTTGAACAACTCTCTGCCCGGCGTTGCGCGCCGCACCCCCACCGCTTTTACCCCGATCGCCCCCCTCTCCCCGCCACGGCCATAGCACCTCCGTCGCAACCCGCGTTGCGCATTCGCTGCCAGGCCAATCAGCTTTCAAAGTCCCTGCTCGATTGCTGCGAAAGCGTTATTCTACCGCTTAATGAGGTTGCTGAAGGCATCCGGTTGGGGGTCACGCCCCAGCGCATTATTGCTGAAATTCCTCGTATTTTATTTACGGATGAAGATCAGGTCGCCCAGAAGCTCAAAATGCTACGCACGCTAGGCGTCACGCGCGCATGGTGTGGCAATGTTGGTGCTGTTTGGCTGGCGAAACAGGCGGGACTGTCTGTCTGCGGTGGTTGGTCACTAAATCTCACCAATACCTTTGCTTTGCAAACAGCGGCTCAGGTGGGCTTATCCGATGCCGAGCTTTCTTTTGAACTGTCACTGTCTCAGGCAATGCATTTGCGTAGCAGTATGCCACTGGGCCTTATCGCTTATGGTTCACTGCCGCTCATGACGTTTCGCAACTGTCCGGTGCGTGCCCAAATCGGCTGCGCCCGCTGTGACCGTAAGCAAACACTCACCGACCGCAAGGACGTCGCCTTTGCGGTGCGTTGTGACCCCTGTGATGCGCAGACCGGTGTGAGCGCGCTTTATAACTCGGTACCGCTTTATCTGGCTGACCGCCGAGATGAGCTTATCGGTCTTTCGTTTGTGACGCTCTGGTTTACCGGCGAATCCCCATTGCAGTGTCAGCATATCGCCGCCGCTTATGCGGGTCGGGCCGACGCAGCGCCGCCTAAAGATTACACACGCGGCCTTTACTACCGAACGGTTTTATAA
- a CDS encoding ABC transporter permease: protein MKLVFQGWRIALRHSLGAMLSILICLALLFTAALAVLSAAPMPEPVKLAVVSLDDSSMPTTLIASVMASSFEGVATVTLLEPDENTNGYAAVLTLPQGFWNSIMTGENLAPALTVNVSSPLEGLWIRQLAQSAGRTLLSAQNAVGGLLSAMYAEGLSDDEINQKLFSADMALMESYLARKGLFDSQVLHTTGDVAVAAYYGSSAVSFVFFSLLFLLFPPLYALRQFAAFSQRRRETFTSCTLTAITLFALLCPLGVVALGSPIQNFLGVSGLLLILLCASLLVFCAAAFSSTAACGAAVTGLALIQTLFGGGLLPEALMPPPLIPLCRLLPLSLMRRLTIDAAFGAGFSDTGVALLWCILLTGGALLLWSRKEAV from the coding sequence GTGAAGCTGGTTTTTCAGGGTTGGCGCATCGCGTTGCGACACAGCCTGGGCGCAATGCTAAGCATTCTGATTTGCCTTGCGCTGCTTTTTACAGCGGCGTTAGCCGTTCTGAGCGCCGCACCGATGCCTGAGCCGGTCAAGTTGGCTGTTGTCAGTCTCGATGACTCCTCAATGCCCACTACACTAATCGCCTCTGTGATGGCCTCAAGTTTTGAGGGGGTCGCGACAGTAACTCTGCTTGAGCCAGATGAAAATACCAATGGTTATGCCGCTGTGTTAACGCTACCACAGGGCTTTTGGAACAGCATTATGACTGGAGAAAATCTCGCCCCTGCGCTCACTGTCAACGTCTCTTCACCACTAGAGGGACTCTGGATACGTCAGCTGGCCCAATCCGCCGGCCGCACGCTGCTGAGTGCGCAGAACGCCGTAGGCGGTTTGCTTTCAGCCATGTATGCCGAGGGTCTATCCGATGACGAAATCAATCAGAAACTATTTTCGGCGGATATGGCTTTAATGGAAAGCTATTTGGCCCGAAAGGGCCTGTTTGACAGCCAGGTGCTGCACACCACTGGAGATGTTGCAGTCGCAGCATATTACGGTAGCTCTGCGGTTTCATTTGTCTTTTTTTCCCTCTTGTTTCTGCTATTTCCACCACTTTACGCGCTGCGGCAGTTTGCAGCCTTTTCACAGCGTCGGCGCGAAACCTTTACCAGTTGTACTTTGACTGCCATAACGCTGTTTGCCCTTCTCTGCCCTCTGGGCGTTGTCGCACTGGGCTCTCCGATTCAAAATTTTCTGGGTGTCAGCGGCCTTCTCTTAATTTTACTTTGCGCATCGCTACTGGTTTTTTGCGCCGCAGCTTTTTCTTCAACCGCTGCCTGCGGTGCGGCAGTTACTGGGTTGGCATTGATTCAAACGCTATTTGGCGGCGGTCTGCTGCCCGAAGCGCTGATGCCACCCCCGCTGATACCGTTATGTCGCCTGCTACCGCTTTCGCTGATGCGCCGCCTGACCATCGACGCGGCGTTTGGAGCTGGCTTTTCGGACACCGGAGTCGCCCTGCTTTGGTGCATCTTGCTTACCGGTGGCGCGCTTCTGCTGTGGTCGCGAAAGGAGGCGGTGTGA